The following proteins are encoded in a genomic region of Neomicrococcus aestuarii:
- a CDS encoding fumarylacetoacetate hydrolase family protein gives MRLATLRRDGNPADTFAAVIENDAATELSGFADVGAFLASGQSVDTAERGASVSLPEASFATLVTSPSKVFCIGLNYRNHIAETGNEVPKFPTIFTKFADSLCGAEDSIEIPAEDHRIDWEGELAIVIGAGGRRLSESDALGAIAGYAVSNDVSMRGYQGRTPEWTQGKCWDAATPVGPFLVSPDEFEIGARIVTRVNGEVVQEDSTSDLVFSPAALVAYCSTLVRLRPGDLILTGTPAGVALGRRNSEGRHPWLKAGDVLETEIEGLGVQRNTFKS, from the coding sequence ATGAGACTTGCTACCCTTCGCCGAGACGGAAATCCTGCGGACACTTTTGCCGCAGTTATTGAGAACGACGCCGCCACTGAGCTTTCCGGGTTCGCTGACGTTGGGGCGTTCCTTGCGAGCGGGCAGTCCGTGGATACGGCAGAGCGCGGGGCTTCAGTTTCGCTGCCTGAGGCTTCCTTCGCGACGCTGGTGACTTCGCCTTCCAAGGTATTTTGCATCGGCTTGAACTACCGTAACCACATCGCCGAAACCGGCAACGAAGTTCCCAAGTTCCCCACGATCTTCACAAAGTTCGCCGATTCCTTGTGCGGCGCTGAGGATTCCATTGAGATTCCCGCTGAGGACCACCGCATTGACTGGGAAGGCGAGCTTGCGATTGTGATTGGCGCGGGCGGGCGTCGGCTTTCAGAATCCGACGCACTCGGCGCGATCGCCGGTTATGCCGTGTCCAACGACGTCTCGATGCGCGGCTATCAGGGCCGCACGCCCGAGTGGACGCAGGGCAAGTGCTGGGATGCCGCTACGCCTGTAGGCCCGTTCTTGGTTTCGCCGGATGAGTTTGAGATCGGCGCCCGCATTGTCACGCGTGTGAACGGCGAAGTGGTCCAGGAGGACTCCACCAGCGACTTGGTGTTCTCGCCTGCCGCATTGGTTGCTTACTGCTCTACCTTGGTGCGACTTCGCCCGGGCGATTTGATCTTGACTGGCACGCCAGCTGGCGTTGCTCTGGGCCGCCGCAACTCCGAGGGTCGCCACCCGTGGCTCAAGGCCGGGGATGTTCTGGAAACTGAGATCGAGGGGCTTGGCGTGCAGAGGAATACTTTCAAGTCGTAG
- a CDS encoding lactonase family protein codes for MNCHIVIACRAEGTLELHRFSNGILERLEVMHGFDGVNCLAYDASGQRLYASQTGEVSRVSVFNVFPGGDIEVAGSFDLPHQTAYISVADDGLWSASYHGGNIAFVPLTPDGLPAGPAQVDSFGENSHCIVTAPDGRHTYATSLRADKIAAYSVEDSQLRRRSVASVPPLGSGPRHLAFAGDSTLFALTEMSGEVIEFQRDLESGELTEVSRASIVPPSAGLIQGVARYSGGPEVPERPIWAADIQVAGELVFATERTTSTVTVLERSKGTGPGLEVVDYVSTEARPRASALSPDGAFYFVGGETSEHVSVYRVAHQVAAIQGGNATAANAQKTSPLHLVCRIKTGENPAWFAFLP; via the coding sequence ATGAACTGCCACATCGTGATTGCGTGCCGCGCTGAGGGCACCCTTGAGCTACACCGTTTTTCGAACGGAATCCTTGAACGTCTCGAGGTGATGCACGGTTTCGACGGCGTGAATTGCCTCGCGTATGACGCTTCTGGGCAGCGTTTGTACGCGTCCCAGACTGGTGAAGTTTCTCGGGTCAGCGTGTTCAATGTGTTCCCGGGCGGCGACATTGAGGTGGCCGGTTCTTTCGATCTTCCGCACCAGACGGCCTATATTTCCGTGGCTGACGACGGCTTGTGGAGCGCGAGCTATCACGGCGGGAACATCGCGTTCGTGCCGTTGACCCCGGACGGGCTGCCTGCCGGGCCTGCGCAAGTGGACAGCTTCGGCGAGAACTCGCACTGCATCGTCACGGCCCCGGATGGCCGCCACACCTACGCCACTTCTTTGCGCGCGGACAAGATTGCCGCGTATTCAGTGGAGGATTCTCAATTACGACGACGCAGCGTCGCCTCCGTGCCTCCGCTCGGTTCCGGACCACGCCACTTGGCATTTGCGGGTGACAGCACGCTGTTTGCGCTCACGGAGATGAGCGGCGAAGTGATCGAGTTCCAGCGCGATCTTGAGTCGGGGGAGCTGACGGAGGTTTCTCGTGCGTCGATCGTGCCTCCGAGTGCCGGCCTGATTCAGGGGGTGGCCCGCTATTCTGGCGGCCCCGAGGTTCCCGAGCGCCCCATCTGGGCGGCCGATATTCAAGTTGCAGGCGAGCTCGTGTTCGCGACCGAGCGCACCACCAGCACCGTGACGGTGTTAGAGCGAAGCAAGGGAACCGGGCCAGGGCTTGAGGTGGTGGACTACGTGTCTACCGAAGCGCGCCCCCGTGCCAGCGCGTTGTCACCGGACGGGGCGTTCTACTTTGTGGGCGGCGAGACGTCTGAGCATGTGTCCGTGTACCGCGTGGCTCATCAGGTAGCGGCTATCCAAGGCGGAAACGCCACAGCGGCGAACGCCCAGAAGACGTCGCCGCTGCATTTGGTGTGCCGCATCAAAACCGGGGAGAACCCGGCGTGGTTTGCGTTCTTGCCCTAA
- the mhpA gene encoding bifunctional 3-(3-hydroxy-phenyl)propionate/3-hydroxycinnamic acid hydroxylase MhpA — MAYSDTAVQETEVLIVGAGPVGLMLANILGMYGRKVVVLEAMDQLIDYPRGVGLDDESFRTIQTVGLVDTVRPHTSPQHIMRLVNGAGKVILTNNPQTDEFGWDRKHSFIQPEVDKALYEGLARFDNVEVLFGHRVENVDEDADGVTAIALVSKDEDTVEERRFRAQYLVGCEGGKSPTRKRMGVSFEGESPSTRWLVVDVNNDPLGTPNVFLGADPKRPYVSIGLPHAVRRWEFMLLDHETEEQVTDPDFVNEMLKDHVPDPASLDYIRRRVFTHHGRIAGTFRKGRQLIAGDAAHLMPVWMGQGWNSGMRDATNLGWKLASVISGQASDSLLDTYTDERSEHAKSMIDLSMTFGSVIKLTNPAAVVARDTASSVLNLFPQVKSYFSDMRFKPMPRYTKGVLVDPSTRTAGTAKGRIISKMIPVLTANNTVSPVGVQFPQYRFNSEAGKNLLLDDVVGNWWTVIVWGNNPKDVLPEASLEKLRGLGAKLVAIVPETQREWAEKYTDEDITVLGDHTGRMKKWFDDRPTPMIFLRPDRFVAGACLNQHGPATLDAILSALKFKDGTGAPADQVPAGVRGSSY, encoded by the coding sequence ATGGCTTACTCGGACACTGCAGTCCAGGAAACGGAAGTTCTGATTGTTGGCGCGGGACCGGTTGGTCTCATGCTCGCCAACATTCTAGGAATGTACGGTCGCAAGGTGGTGGTCCTCGAGGCGATGGACCAGCTCATCGACTACCCGCGCGGCGTGGGACTCGACGACGAATCCTTCCGCACTATCCAGACCGTGGGTCTCGTGGACACCGTTCGCCCGCACACCTCCCCTCAGCACATCATGCGTCTGGTCAACGGTGCCGGAAAAGTCATCCTCACCAACAACCCGCAGACGGACGAGTTCGGCTGGGACCGCAAGCACAGCTTCATCCAGCCCGAGGTAGATAAGGCGCTTTACGAGGGTCTTGCTCGCTTCGACAACGTCGAGGTGCTCTTTGGCCACCGCGTAGAAAACGTGGACGAAGATGCCGACGGCGTCACCGCTATTGCACTGGTTTCCAAGGACGAAGACACCGTTGAAGAGCGTCGCTTCCGCGCACAGTACCTGGTGGGCTGCGAAGGTGGAAAGTCCCCTACGCGTAAGCGCATGGGCGTCTCCTTCGAGGGTGAATCCCCATCCACCCGCTGGTTGGTGGTGGACGTCAACAACGACCCGCTCGGCACCCCTAATGTGTTCCTCGGCGCCGACCCCAAGCGCCCTTACGTTTCCATCGGCTTGCCGCACGCCGTGCGCCGCTGGGAGTTCATGCTTCTTGATCACGAAACCGAAGAGCAGGTCACGGACCCTGACTTCGTCAACGAGATGCTCAAGGACCACGTGCCGGACCCGGCAAGCTTGGACTACATCCGCCGTCGTGTGTTCACCCACCACGGCCGCATCGCGGGCACGTTCCGCAAGGGCCGCCAGCTCATCGCCGGCGACGCCGCGCACCTCATGCCGGTCTGGATGGGTCAGGGCTGGAACTCGGGCATGCGCGATGCCACCAACCTCGGCTGGAAGCTCGCGTCCGTGATCTCCGGCCAGGCATCTGATTCGCTCTTGGACACCTACACGGATGAGCGTTCCGAGCATGCGAAGTCCATGATCGACCTGTCCATGACGTTCGGCTCGGTCATCAAGCTAACCAATCCGGCCGCTGTGGTCGCCCGCGACACCGCCTCTTCCGTCTTGAACCTGTTCCCACAGGTCAAGAGCTACTTCTCCGACATGCGATTCAAGCCGATGCCGCGCTACACCAAGGGTGTTCTGGTGGATCCGTCCACGCGCACAGCCGGTACGGCGAAGGGACGCATCATCTCCAAGATGATCCCTGTCCTGACCGCTAACAACACGGTCTCCCCTGTGGGCGTGCAGTTCCCGCAGTACCGCTTCAACTCTGAAGCTGGCAAGAATCTCTTGCTGGACGACGTGGTGGGCAACTGGTGGACCGTGATCGTGTGGGGCAACAACCCTAAGGATGTTTTGCCAGAAGCTTCCCTCGAGAAGCTACGCGGTCTGGGTGCGAAGCTCGTGGCTATCGTTCCCGAGACTCAGCGCGAATGGGCTGAGAAGTACACGGATGAGGACATCACCGTTCTTGGCGATCACACGGGTCGCATGAAGAAGTGGTTCGATGACCGCCCGACGCCCATGATCTTCTTGCGCCCTGACCGCTTTGTGGCCGGCGCATGTTTGAACCAGCACGGTCCTGCAACGTTGGACGCCATCTTGTCCGCGTTGAAGTTCAAGGACGGCACCGGCGCTCCAGCCGATCAAGTTCCGGCCGGAGTGCGCGGTTCCTCATACTAG
- a CDS encoding SDR family oxidoreductase, translating to MQRFEGKSVVITGAGSGLGRAAAVQVAKEQGKLTLVDLNEAGLKETEEAIREVAPNAELLLVTANVAQESDVENYVSEAVKKFGRIDGFFNNAGIEGKQNPTEDFGSDEFGKVINVNLSGVFYGLKHVLKVMREQGSGAVVNTASVGGIRGVGNQSGYAAAKHGVVGLTRNSAIEYGQYDIQINAVAPGAIMTPMVEGSLKQIDPENWEEVGKQFVQPNPMKRFGKPEEVGQLVAFLLSGDAGFINAAVIPIDGGQSYKY from the coding sequence ATGCAACGCTTTGAAGGTAAGTCAGTAGTCATCACCGGAGCAGGATCGGGACTGGGCCGCGCTGCAGCGGTTCAGGTTGCCAAAGAACAAGGCAAGTTGACGTTGGTGGACCTCAATGAAGCAGGCCTCAAGGAAACCGAGGAGGCGATTCGTGAAGTAGCTCCGAATGCTGAATTGCTCTTGGTGACCGCCAACGTTGCTCAAGAAAGCGACGTTGAAAACTACGTTTCTGAAGCTGTAAAGAAGTTTGGTCGCATTGACGGTTTCTTCAACAACGCTGGAATCGAAGGCAAGCAGAATCCCACCGAAGATTTCGGATCGGACGAGTTCGGCAAGGTCATCAATGTGAACCTCTCCGGCGTTTTCTACGGCCTCAAGCACGTACTGAAGGTCATGCGTGAGCAAGGATCTGGCGCCGTGGTAAACACCGCTTCCGTCGGCGGCATCCGAGGCGTGGGTAACCAGTCCGGTTATGCGGCTGCCAAGCACGGCGTGGTGGGCCTGACTCGTAACTCGGCCATTGAGTACGGTCAGTACGACATTCAGATCAACGCCGTTGCACCTGGCGCCATCATGACCCCCATGGTCGAAGGTTCGCTCAAGCAGATTGATCCAGAGAACTGGGAAGAGGTCGGCAAGCAGTTCGTCCAGCCAAACCCCATGAAGCGTTTCGGTAAGCCAGAGGAAGTCGGCCAGCTCGTGGCCTTCTTGCTCTCAGGCGACGCCGGATTCATCAACGCAGCGGTCATCCCCATTGATGGTGGTCAGTCGTACAAGTACTAA
- a CDS encoding IclR family transcriptional regulator, producing MSPTHEHPEADPAGLEVDSANSAAPSSRTSGSQTLTRGIEALKFVAASNGVTVAEVGEFLKVHRTVAYRLLNALADAALVYRGADGKIRGSFGLSELAVAAYSSVRSAATKHLQEASNDLGAAIALIILEESTARAVLVVSPRSGSYHVAFSEGSTHPLDRGAAGHAISSLLPHDSSAHPEVLAATSRGYTKTYGEVEPLMYGFAVPLQLPHGGPAACLNVIATRSDIEDDAVARLQRAAQDILAELG from the coding sequence GTGTCACCCACCCATGAACATCCTGAAGCTGACCCGGCGGGACTCGAAGTTGACTCCGCGAACTCTGCCGCGCCGTCCTCCCGCACGAGCGGTTCTCAAACGCTGACCCGCGGGATCGAGGCGCTTAAGTTTGTGGCAGCGTCCAATGGCGTGACGGTGGCTGAGGTGGGCGAGTTTCTCAAGGTGCACCGTACGGTGGCGTACCGGTTGCTCAATGCGCTGGCTGATGCCGCGTTGGTCTATCGCGGTGCGGACGGGAAGATTCGGGGTTCGTTTGGGTTGAGCGAGCTCGCTGTTGCTGCGTACTCCAGCGTGCGGTCCGCCGCAACGAAACATTTGCAGGAAGCGTCCAACGATCTTGGCGCCGCGATCGCGCTGATTATTTTGGAAGAAAGCACCGCCCGGGCCGTGCTGGTGGTCTCCCCTCGTAGCGGTTCGTACCACGTGGCATTTTCCGAAGGGAGCACGCACCCGCTCGATCGCGGGGCTGCCGGACACGCGATCTCGTCACTTCTCCCGCACGATTCCTCCGCGCACCCTGAGGTGCTCGCAGCGACCAGCCGCGGTTACACGAAGACGTACGGCGAAGTGGAACCGCTCATGTACGGTTTTGCGGTTCCACTTCAGTTGCCGCACGGCGGGCCGGCTGCCTGCCTGAACGTGATTGCTACCCGTTCAGATATTGAGGACGACGCCGTAGCTCGCCTCCAGCGGGCTGCTCAGGACATTCTGGCGGAGCTGGGATAA